The window TGAGCATTCCAATGTTTGGCATGATCGAGAGTCTTAATCTGGGTACCACGTCGGGAATCGTCTTGTACGAAGTTACGAAGCAGCGCCGTGCATATCAGCGTAAATATCGGTGGAGAAACAATCGAGGCTTGAAGGTTGATGCCTAACTATTACAAATACACCGACTCATTTACAACTACTTAGGTTCTGAATCTCAGGTGTTTTGATTCCTTAGATTTATTTTCATCCCTACCCAAAAAATGCTCTGTAAATTTAGTTCCTGAAGAAGAAATTCAGCAACTAAAACTGTTATTCCAGTCGTTGCTGCAAGAACTAGGAAAGCTTATTCACCTGGGATTGCAGCGGCACTGAATGATCGATACTGGTTTGTTCAGAGAAGCAGCTAGACTCTTAAAATCAAAGATGCAGGCTGTCGCACGACTCTACCATTGGGCTGACTAACATCCTCAACGGAGAGATACTTTTAGACGCTCCTAAAGATGGACTGACGTTAACTCTAGCTGCTTATAGGATGAAACAGCTTAGTCAAGCTACTTACAATGGAGAGCCAGAGTAATTGCACATAATTTAGTTGTGATTTTTAATGGTGCTAACTATTCGTCGGCTAAGGTTTGCAGATATTGATCAGGTAGACCAAGTACTCATCGCTACCTTTCAGGAGAGCAGTTTTAAGGATGAGTTAGCATTCTGCCTGAAGCTACAACCTGATGGCTGGTTGGTAGCCCAGAAAGACCACTCAATAATTGGCATGGTAGGAGCAGTAAATTATGGTTCTGTTGCCCAAGTTGGTTTAATGGCTGTTCACCCAGCATACCAAGGACAAGGAATTGGGCGTACTCTATTAGGGAGTTTGCTCAAAAAACTCGATCAACAGGGTTGTTCAAGCATTCGTTTAGAGGCCAGTGCTGCTGGAGTTAGCCTTTACTCTAAATTTGGGTTTGAGAAATATGAAGCAACCTGGGTTTTTACACATTTTCGGTGTGATTTAACATTGCCTATTTCTCATCAAGTTGTTCCATTGCGGCTGCATCATCTTCCTGCGCTCTCTGCCTTCGATACGCCTATTTTTGGCGATAATCGCCAAATACTTTTCAACCTGCTGTTGCGGGAATTTAGCGATCGCGCCTTTATTACCTATGATCAGAAGGGAGAAATCGTCGGTTATCTTTTCGCTCAATCTAATCTCATTGGCCCCTGGGTAGCTACTACGTCTAAAGCGGCTGAAAGACTTTTAGCTGCAGCTCTATCTCTGCCCTTCAGTACGTCACCAATTGTAATAACTCCAGGTGATAATCCATCCGTTAGACAATTATTAGGGTTCTATGGATTTAGACCTCCTCAATTTGCCAGTCATCGTCATATGATTCGAGGGGAGGTTGCCTTAAATCAGCGTCAAAACATTTACGGGTTAGCTCACTTTTCACTCGGGTAGAAACTGAGAAACGGCAACTTGCCAGCATGTTTTCATAGATGCAGCCCGACCACTGTATGCACCAGATTACTGTATGCACCAGATTAATAAACACCCCTTGTATTGAGTTCGAGGTTGTCCGAGGTGCCCTTATAAAAACTTAGCAGCACTAGAGATTATCAAGCTATTTGATAGCGTTAATTTACCGTTACTATCTGCTGTATAACTATTACGATGTAGCGGACAGAAGATATCATTGCGCTTTGCTGCCTCAGCTCGGATTACCATGATAGGAGACTCTATCGGGGACATTCAAGATGAACCGAAGGCTTGCTGAGTACCGTCAAAAAAGTCGAGCAACTGCTGTGATTTGGAGCTGTGCTGTGGGCATGTTCGCCCTCTGTATTCCTTTAACGGCAGTTGCGAACAGTGGCGTGATACTTCCCCTTCTCGTCATTCTTGGGGCGAGTGGTGGAACAGCCGCAGTCTGGTTTTCGTCTGACAAGCCCCGAAAAGCAGATGCGATGGCTATCAAAGCCTTAGAAGACCGAGTAATGAATCTAGAGACGATTTACACTAGCCTTCCAGAGGGTGATCAATCTCTGCAGCTATTGGAAAGAGATAGGCGTTAAGAGCATGGTCAAGGATGGCAGGGGCTTTACTTTTCCTAGCCATTGCCACCCGTTGCCCTTGCAAATACTCATGCTGGATAGGGCTCACCCGCTCACTCTCTAAAGACTCTTCTGGTGTGAAGTAAGCGTGGCTTCTATTCAGTGTCATTGTCCTTTTTGGCACGTCGTTTGCATCATTGTTGCTGCAGGGTTCGTAAGTTGTTGTGGGCTGGGGCAAAGTTGGGGTTGAGGGCGATCGCGCGTTCAAAGTGCCACTGTGCTTTCTCTTGGTGGCCTAAATTTAGATAAGCAACCCCCAGGCTGTTGTGGGCTTCCCCATGGTCAGACCGTTCCTCGATCACCTGGGTTAGTTGCTCAATTCCTGCCTGCCACTGCTGTAAGTCCACCAGAATGACGCCAAGTTGGTAGCGGGCAGTTATCTGTTGAGGATTTAAATCCAGTCCCTGTTGATAGTGTTGCGCGGCAACTTCCAGCTGACCTAATTGGTGAGCTTGCTGCGCTGCTTGAAAGCATTGTTCCGCTTCCGATAGGGGAACTTCAGAAAGTTCGACTTCTGCTAAGGCTTCATCGGGCAGCACATAAGAGGTCTTCAAGAACTCATTCTCGTTGACAAACAGCTCAGGAAATCGCATCCCAGGGAGAACCTGCACCGCAAAAATTTCCTGTACCGCATCCTCAAACTTAAGAAATGCCAGGGTTTCGCCCGTCTCAATATTGATGACCCACACCCCACAAATACGTTCTGTCAACCGCTCTGTTAGGGGGATGCCGCTGAACACCGCCGATTCTCTTACCTGTGATAGGCCGACAAACGCCAAAGGCCCATAAAAATCGA is drawn from Leptolyngbya sp. SIO1E4 and contains these coding sequences:
- a CDS encoding GNAT family N-acetyltransferase, yielding MVLTIRRLRFADIDQVDQVLIATFQESSFKDELAFCLKLQPDGWLVAQKDHSIIGMVGAVNYGSVAQVGLMAVHPAYQGQGIGRTLLGSLLKKLDQQGCSSIRLEASAAGVSLYSKFGFEKYEATWVFTHFRCDLTLPISHQVVPLRLHHLPALSAFDTPIFGDNRQILFNLLLREFSDRAFITYDQKGEIVGYLFAQSNLIGPWVATTSKAAERLLAAALSLPFSTSPIVITPGDNPSVRQLLGFYGFRPPQFASHRHMIRGEVALNQRQNIYGLAHFSLG